From the genome of Triticum aestivum cultivar Chinese Spring chromosome 1A, IWGSC CS RefSeq v2.1, whole genome shotgun sequence:
AAACAGGGATTTTTCCGTGCGTCTAGGTCGATGCCTCCTTATGGTCTGGGCCATGGGCTCCTTGCAAACCCTGGAGGGGCCCCCTAGATTTCGGGGGCCCtgggcggccgcccccctgccaccccctcagggccggccctgtctGGGCGCATGCAGTCATCGAACTTGGCCAAGACTACCGCGTCCTTGTTAATATGCCACCGCAATCCGGCCCAAACTCTATCTCGATCTCTCTGAGTCTCAAACTCTGGTATGAACATGTCGTCCCTATCGAGCGAAACCGGAGTCCCCTCGGATTTCCCCAAGCCGGCCGAAGTGCGTTGCCAATGGTCTGGATGTGGTAGTGATTGCGATTGAGGATCTTGGGTGCCAGGAGCCACTTCACTGGACCTCCGTCAACGCGGTCGTCGATCATGACCGGAGTAGCTTCTTCCTCGAAGATGTCCAGCTTCCCCAATGCTTCCTCAAGCTGTGACCTAGCTGATCTAGGGTTGCTGGTGCTCGTGTTCCCGTGCGCGCCATCAGACGAGGAGGATGTCGCAATCGTCCGCGCCGACGTGCTTTTGGCAGCCCGCCGATGGGATCCGCGGCCGCACATTGATTCCACGTCGAACCCTAAGCCGCCGCAAGTGGAGCCCTTAGGTTTCGGGGATAGGGTAATTACAAGTTGATGAGATGACACGGAGTGTGATATACTACAATCATACGATGTACCCGTGGATTTGGATCGCATTCACCAGCTATAGCTCGCTCGATCACCACACATTATCGGCTCGAACCTCGAAGAAGAAGGGAAGACGACGGGCAATTGAATTGAATCTAGGCCCAGACAGAGCAACCGATCGATATGGCGGCCAATTAGAATAGGGATCGGAGAAAAGGATGGGCACATCGTGGTCGCGTCGTACGTTTGCATCGATCTGCCTGTCGTATGTCCTTGAACACAAGGACTGTTTAGTCAGCTGGACCACGTCTGCCGATTATATAGCGCACAGTGTTGTGGATTTCTGGTGGCTAGGCGTCCACAACCACATGAATATGTGCAGGAcaggagttaattgcacagaagtaccacaattcaggcatcacatgcagattggtaccacgattgctaatttttgcaTGTCAGTACCAACATTGGTCCAAATTTTTGCAAATTGGACTAAAACGCGTATTTATACGTATTGACGCCTGATCCGACAGgtcgggcccacccgtcaggtgccacgctGGCCAATCGGCGCGTGCCCGCGTGCTGACTAGGACGAGCCGGTGCGCTGCTGTCCTAACCGGCCCGGTCGCACCAGCTCCAGTCCGGCCGCAccattcccctccccctcctcctcctcgctcgaacCCTAGTCCATGGCGTCGGCGATTCCGCCAGTCGGCGGCGAGGGCGTccacggcggcggcaggggcgtCCACGGTGTCGGAGAGATGCCGTTCTGGCCTCCTAGCGGAACGGTTGGCGTCGACGGGGATGGCGGCGATGAGTCCAGCTCCGCGTACTCGACCGACGACGAGGAGTCGATGTTACTCACCATGGAGCAGCGGTTGCGGTTGGCGCATCAGTGGGTGGCGAACCCTAGCAGCAGCCATGAGTTGACGCATGGACTTGGCGGCGTGCTGTAAGTACCCTTGTCCTACTCCTCTGATTCATCCAATTGGGCATTTTTAGGGTTTGTTCATCTTCTGCTTTATCTAGTTGGGGATTAGGTTTTATCCAATTGAAGTGACTAGACTAACCTAGTAACATAGTGTATTGCACTCTCAATTTAGTTCAATTACTGTGGCTCTCCAAATTGTTCTGTACTGTCTGGTACTGTAATTTAAGCTGTTTTGTACTTTACTGTTGCTCTCCAAAATTTGCTTTTGTGCTAAATTAGTAAATAATAGACTTACAGGTTACTTTAAATTGTAATGTACTGTACTGTTGCTCTCCAAATTAAGAGTAATTATAATGAATAAATGAAATTTAATTTTTTCTGTAGTTTGGATGAAGACATTTGGCAAGTAAGGATCCATTTTGATGCAAGAGAACCATTGGAGATGAAGCTGTGTGGTTCAGATATTACTTATCTGAATTTGGTTGCAGTGATGGAAACCCAAGGATTTAATGCATATGATTGTTTGTTTCACATTGAAAATCCATCTTTAGGAGAGAAAGGGCTGGATTTGGTAGACAGTCATGCAGAATTACAGATGATAAAGAGGAAGATCCAGGACAAATTGGTGCTTAATTTGCTAGTCAGGGCTTGTCCACCCCCTGATACTGATTTTGAGAGGCAGCATTTTGAAAAGCCAGACTTGTCCACTGTGGTGTACCAAGAGCCTGTTGTTTATGATCTGAGTGAGCCTCCTATCTTAGCTGTTGATCAGGAAGGAGTAGTCTTTGAGAGTCAATGTAGCACACATCACCCTGTTGCTCCTGCTGGTGTTTGCACACAAGAAAGCAGAAATGCAACTAACAAGTTGAAAGCAgttttggaagaagaagaagagggatatcAAGGATTTGAGGCTTATGAGGACAGTGATTCCTCTGATGAGGATGGTCAAATTGGAAGTTACCCTAATTACATGGTTGATGAAGAAGATGTAGAGGTGGAAGAGGGAAAGAGGCAGAGAGAGCTAGAAGTACAAGAGGAAGAATCAGATGATGATCAATCAGAAGAGGAAGAAATGctgcattatgagggtgacactgaAGTTGAGGACCCATTTGAGGTAGAGGAAGATAGGACTTTTGAACAAGAAGAAGAAACTATAGTTGAACCtgtaaagaagaagcagaagctgcCAGTTAGAAGAGGCCCAACCACTAGGTCACATTGTAGTGAGCTACCAGAGGTTGAACCTGATTTCAGAccatcatcagatgaagaagaggaggggtTGTTGAGGGAGAGTGATGATGATGGTTTTCAGCCACTCTCTTTTGTCCTACAAAAGAAAAGGAAGAGTAGGGCAAAGAAAAGGCCTCCTAGGAAGTGGTACAATGAGAAAATGGAGCAACCACATGAGCAACTGTGTATGAAGTTGTGTTTTAGGGATCAGCATCAATTCAGAGAagctttgttgaatttgcacatCACCCAGGCCAGGAATTTCAGGTATCACAGGAATTCAGATCAGAGGATAATTGTTGAGTGTACAGATAAAAAATGCCAGTTCTTAATGGTGGCAGCAGTTATAAAAGGGGAGAAAACATTTGTAATTAAGAAGATGAGACTAGAGCACACTTGCCCTAGTACCACTGAGACCACCAGGGTTAGTGCTAAGTGGCTAGCACAGAAATATGAGCATCTCTTTAGATCTGATATAACTACTGGTATTCAGACTATAATTGATGCATGCAATGAAAAATATGGTGTAGATGTGCCCAAGTGCATGGCATATAGGGCAAAGAACATAGCTATTGATGCTGTGTTAGGAGATCACAGGAAGCAATATCCTAGGCTTAAAGACTATGCTCAGACTGTCATGGACacaaaccctgggagtagagtAATAGTCACTACTGTTACTCCAGTACCTAATGCAAAAATACCCCACCCAGGCCCAAGAttccatgccatgtttttttgccttaatggagcaagggaggggtttCTCAA
Proteins encoded in this window:
- the LOC123191902 gene encoding uncharacterized protein; its protein translation is MASAIPPVGGEGVHGGGRGVHGVGEMPFWPPSGTVGVDGDGGDESSSAYSTDDEESMLLTMEQRLRLAHQWVANPSSSHELTHGLGGVLLDEDIWQVRIHFDAREPLEMKLCGSDITYLNLVAVMETQGFNAYDCLFHIENPSLGEKGLDLVDSHAELQMIKRKIQDKLVLNLLVRACPPPDTDFERQHFEKPDLSTVVYQEPVVYDLSEPPILAVDQEGVVFESQCSTHHPVAPAGVCTQESRNATNKLKAVLEEEEEGYQGFEAYEDSDSSDEDGQIGSYPNYMVDEEDVEVEEGKRQRELEVQEEESDDDQSEEEEMLHYEGDTEVEDPFEVEEDRTFEQEEETIVEPVKKKQKLPVRRGPTTRSHCSELPEVEPDFRPSSDEEEEGLLRESDDDGFQPLSFVLQKKRKSRAKKRPPRKWYNEKMEQPHEQLCMKLCFRDQHQFREALLNLHITQARNFRYHRNSDQRIIVECTDKKCQFLMVAAVIKGEKTFVIKKMRLEHTCPSTTETTRVSAKWLAQKYEHLFRSDITTGIQTIIDACNEKYGVDVPKCMAYRAKNIAIDAVLGDHRKQYPRLKDYAQTVMDTNPGSRVIVTTVTPVPNAKIPHPGPRFHAMFFCLNGAREGFLNGCRPFIG